From Hermetia illucens chromosome 6, iHerIll2.2.curated.20191125, whole genome shotgun sequence, one genomic window encodes:
- the LOC119659405 gene encoding pre-mRNA 3'-end-processing factor FIP1: MADDTNEDSWLYGTSNPDSTTNEEERKEPDTQEQPADDKTDGEVEQEPTENGNEAEADEGRQSPDTNEPDTKDEETVDDPANEMEEQEDDEANNGREQADSDLDDSDDDINIVIGDIKTGPPATYNIKQRANLIAPTAAISQEKPKPSAGKFNIEEFESVGTINGVPAHEFSIDSLDEKPWRKPGADITDYFNYGFNEDTWRAYCERQKRFRINESGVGLQGLAAGGTNVIAQAAANNRTLTPLTNNDNSKYAGQLGPPRRPGPPIAPAKENVIQVMTAERREYSRPGGPPFGDQYYEPDSYNYGYEPTQDSQWMNDNNAGWAPTGIKELTPGPQMVPPPMGGMVPPPHMAMRGPMPLPPIVGMPPPHMPPMNMMPPNRMMPNNPNEQRDNRERENRERDRERTDRERDRTDRERDRERERERERERERERDWDWDERERDRERRERDHDRHRDRGKSEESDRQPGNESPTSRDRERRRRDRERDRERSKRERSRSREARSRRRSRSREKDRDRKSRDKKKHRKDKEDSE, encoded by the exons ATGGCAGATGATACCAATGAGGATAGCTGGCTTTACGGCACATCAAACCCCGACTCAACGACAAACGAAGAGGAGAGAAAAGAGCCAGACACCCAAGAACAGCCAGCAGACGACAAAACCGATGGCGAGGTCGAGCAAGAACCCACAGAAAATGGAAACGAAGCAGAAGCAGACGAAGGCCGCCAATCACCAGACACAAATGAACCGGACACTAAGGATGAG GAGACCGTCGACGACCCAGCAAACGAAATGGAAGAGCAAGAAGATGACGAGGCCAACAACGGGCGCGAACAAGCCGACTCGGATTTAGACGACAGCGACGATGATATCAATATTGTCATAGGCGATATCAAGACAGGCCCACCGGCCACATACAACATTAAACAGAGGGCGAACCTCATCGCCCCGACAGCGGCCATCTCGCAGGAGAAACCAAAGCCTTCCGCGGGCAAATTCAATATCGAAGAGTTTGAGAGCGTTGGCACGATAAATGGGGTTCCCGCACACGAATTCAGTATCGATTCGCTGGACGAGAAGCCGTGGCGGAAACCCGGTGCCGATATTACGGACTATTTTAACTATGGATTCAACGAGGACACTTGGCGGGCGTATTGCGAGCGGCAGAAACGGTTTCGTATCAATGAAAGTGGCGTGGGGCTGCAAGGACTCGCCGCGGGAGGAACGAATGTTATTGCTCAGGCGGCCGCGAATAATAGGACACTCACGCCGCTTACGAATAACGATAATAGCAAATATGCTGGACAGTTGGGTCCACCGAGGAGACCGGGTCCGCCTATTG CGCCAGCAAAAGAAAATGTCATCCAAGTCATGACGGCAGAAAGGCGTGAATACAGTCGTCCAGGTGGCCCACCATTCGGCGATCAATACTATGAGCCAGATTCCTACAACTACGGCTACGAGCCAACGCAAGATTCCCAGTGGATGAATGACAACAACGCCGGCTGGGCACCGACCGGCATCAAAGAGCTTACACCAGGTCCACAGATGGTTCCACCACCCATGGGCGGTATGGTTCCGCCGCCGCATATGGCTATGCGCGGCCCAATGCCCTTACCGCCGATTGTGGGGATGCCTCCGCCTCATATGCCCCCAATGAATATGATGCCACCGAATCGAATGATGCCCAACAATCCAAACGAGCAGCGTGACAATAGGGAGCGTGAGAACCGAGAACGCGACCGTGAACGGACCGATCGAGAGCGGGATCGGACCGATCGCGAACGGGATCGTGAACGCGAACGGGAGAGAGAACGCGAAAGGGAACGTGAACGGGACTGGGATTGGGATGAACGGGAACGTGACCGTGAAAGACGCGAAAGAGATCACGATCGACATCGTGATCGTGGCAAATCAGAG GAGTCTGATCGGCAACCCGGGAACGAGTCCCCAACCTCAAGGGATAGAGAGCGACGACGTCGAGACAGAGAACGTGATCGTGAAAG GTCAAAGCGTGAGCGATCCCGCAGTCGAGAGGCCAGATCACGAAGACGTTCGAGAAGTCGCGAGAAAGATCGCGATCGCAAGTCTCGCGACAAAAAGAAACATCGTAAAGACAAGGAGGATAGTGAATGA
- the LOC119659410 gene encoding 40S ribosomal protein S8 — protein MGISRDNFHKRRATGGKRKPLRKKRKFELGRPAANTKLGAPRIHNVRTRGGNVKYRALRLDSGNFAWASEGAARKTRVIDVVYNASNNELVRTKTLVKNAIVVIDATPFRQWYESHYVLPLGRKRDPKHQQKDDENDVLNKKRSDRVMKKYLARQKYAKVEPALEEQFSSGRLLACVSSRPGQCGRADGYILEGKELEFYMRKIKSKKTK, from the exons ATGG GTATCAGTCGTGACAATTTCCACAAGAGGCGCGCGACCGGTGGCAAGCGCAAGCCCCTCCGcaagaagaggaagttcgagttAGGACGTCCCGCTGCCAACACAAAG CTCGGAGCTCCTCGTATTCATAATGTAAGGACTCGAGGCGGAAATGTTAAGTACCGCGCTCTGCGCCTGGATTCCGGAAACTTCGCCTGGGCCTCTGAAG GTGCTGCCCGCAAGACTCGTGTCATTGATGTCGTCTACAACGCCTCAAACAACGAGTTGGTCCGTACAAAGACTTTAGTCAAGAACGCCATCGTCGTCATTGACGCCACACCATTCCGCCAATGGTACGAAAGTCACTACGTCCTTCCATTGGGCCGTAAACGTGACCCCAAACACCAACAGAAGGACGATGAGAACGACGTCCTCAACAAGAAGCGCAGCGACCGTGTCATGAAGAAGTATTTGGCACGACAAAAGTACGCTAAAGTCGAGCCGGCTCTCGAGGAACAGTTCTCGTCCGGTCGTCTTCTAG CTTGCGTGTCGTCACGCCCCGGACAATGCGGACGCGCCGACGGATACATCCTCGAAGGCAAGGAACTGGAATTCTACATGAGGAAAATTAAGtcgaagaaaacaaaataa